The following are from one region of the Carassius auratus strain Wakin chromosome 13, ASM336829v1, whole genome shotgun sequence genome:
- the LOC113112422 gene encoding eukaryotic translation initiation factor 3 subunit L-like, with amino-acid sequence MSFPIEDEECDPYSYPTDFDYHTGDPKADLAFERQYEHQQTYHVIPEVIKNFLQYFHKTISDLIDQKVYELQANRVTSESIEQKIYEIQDVYENSWNKLTERFFKTSPWPEAEAIATLVGNDAVFLILYKELYYRHIYAKVSGGPTLDQRFESYYNYCNLFNYILNADGPAPLELPNQWLWDIIDEFIYQFQSFSQYRCKTAKKSEEEIEFLRSNPKIWNVHSVLNVLHSLVDKSNINGQLEVYTSGGDPESVAGEYGRHSLYKMLGYFSLVGLLRLHSLLGDYYQAIKVLENIELNKKSMYSRVPECQITTYYYVGFAYLMMRRYQDAIRVFANILLYIQRTRNMFQRTTYKYEMINKQNEQMHGLLAIALTMYPMRIDESIHTQLREKYGDKMLRMQKGDLQVFEELFSFACPKFLSPVVPNYDNVNPNYHKEPFQQQLKVFAEEVQQQAQLSTIRSFLKLYTTMPVAKLAGFLDMSEQEFRIQLLVFKHKMKNLVWTSGISALDGEFQSASEVDFYIDKDMIHIADTKVARRYGDFFIRQIHKFEELNRTLKKMPLTGAPSSLTSSTSRAT; translated from the exons ATGTCTTTCCCGATAGAAGATGAAGAG TGTGACCCTTACAGCTACCCCACTGATTTTGACTACCATACCG GTGACCCTAAAGCTGATCTGGCATTTGAACGTCAGTATGAGCACCAGCAGACGTATCATGTGATCCCTGAGGTCATCAAGAACTTCCTGCAGTATTTTCATAAAACCATCTCAGACCTGATCGATCAGAAGGTTTACGAGCTGCAGGCCAACCGCGTGACCAGCGAGAGCATTGAGCAGAAGATCTACGAGATCCAGGATGTTTATGAGAACAG ctgGAATAAGCTCACCGAACGCTTCTTTAAGACGTCTCCATGGCCAGAGGCAGAAGCCATCGCTACCCTGGTTGGTAACG ATGCTGTTTTCTTGATCCTCTACAAGGAGCTGTACTACAGGCACATCTACGCCAAAGTCAGC GGAGGTCCGACTCTGGACCAGAGGTTTGAGTCCTACTACAATTATTGCAACCTCTTCAACTACATTCTCA ATGCCGATGGACCAGCACCTCTGGAGCTCCCTAACCAGTGGTTATGGGACATCATCGATGAGTTCATTTACCAG TTCCAGTCGTTCAGTCAGTATCGCTGTAAGACGGCCAAGAAATCAGAGGAGGAGATCGAGTTCCTGAGGAGTAATCCCAAGATCTGGAACGTTCACAGCGTGCTGAATGTCCTTCACTCTCTGGTGGACAAGAGCAACATCAACGGTCAGCTGGAGGTGTACACCAGCGGAG GGGACCCAGAGTCCGTGGCTGGGGAGTACGGCCGTCACTCTCTCTATAAGATGTTGGGTTATTTCAGTCTGGTGGGATTGCTGAGGCTACACTCTCTGCTGGGCGATTACTATCAGGCCATCAAAGTCCTGGAGAACATCGAGCTCAACAAGAAG agCATGTATTCACGTGTGCCCGAGTGTCAGATCACCACATATTATTATGTGGGTTTCGCATATCTGATGATGAGACGCTATCAGGACGCCATACGTGTCTTCGCCAACATTCTGCTGTACATCCAGAGGACCAGAAACATGTTCCAGAGAACCACCTACAAATATGAGATG ATTAATAAACAGAACGAGCAGATGCACGGGCTTCTGGCCATCGCTCTCACCATGTACCCCATGCGCATCGACGAGAGCATCCACACACAGCTGCGCGAGAAATACGGAGACAAGATGCTCCGCATGCAGAAAGG AGATCTTCAGGTGTTTGAGGAGTTGTTCAGTTTTGCCTGCCCCAAGTTCCTGTCACCCGTAGTTCCAAATTATGACAACGTTAATCCAAATTACCACAAAGAACCATTCCAGCAGCAGCTCAAGGTGTTTGCAGAGGAAGTGCAGCAGCAGGCGCAGCTCTCCACCATCCGCAG TTTCCTGAAGCTCTACACGACTATGCCCGTGGCCAAACTGGCTGGGTTCCTGGACATGTCCGAGCAGGAGTTTCGCATCCAGCTGCTGGTCTTCAAACACAAGATGAAGAACCTGGTGTGGACCAGCGGCATCTCTGCTCTGGACGGAGAGTTTCAGTCTGCCTCTGAGGTCGACTTCTACATcgacaag GATATGATCCATATTGCAGACACCAAGGTTGCACGTCGCTATGGAGATTTCTTTATCCGACAGATCCACAAGTTTGAGGAG CTTAACCGAACGCTGAAGAAAATGCCTCTGACTGGTGCCCCTTCGAGTTTGACCAGCTCCACGTCACGTGCCACGTAA